The DNA region AACAGAAACATAACCTTCAGTGTCAGTAGTTAATTTGCAGTAAAAAGGTGACATGGAGGCATGGTATCACATCCTTGGCACCAacaaaatccaagaaaaatCACACATTTATATCTGCCTAGATTCTGTTCCCCAAAAGGAGATCCCTCTTACCATTCTCTGGTGTTCCTACTGTTGAAGGCAGAATGCAGTCATTCTTATCCCATCTGTCTGCAGACTCTTTGTAGACCTCAATGGTACTATTAAAGTGCCTAAAAAAATCCTCAGGAATGAAGTGACCTTCTTCATAAAGGTGaccattttcttttacaaaatcCTAGAGTAAAATATAGAATTCAGCTTGAAAGAAGTTCAAGGGAAATGCTGATTTCAGCACCtcaataaattataaaaataccCAAAGATGATACAAAATTGTTTAAAGTTTTAACCTGCAGACAACCAGATTAGCTGTATACAAGCTTCATAAAACATATAAGCCATCTGATCTGAGGATTTCAGATTAGCTCTGGAATGAATTATTAATACAGTGTTGCAAAATTGCTAAGGAATAAAAGACAGTCTCCCATCCTATACTGAAAAGCaagagacatttttaaattcctctCATTAAAAACACCCTCCTTGACTTCACATAACTTTGCAAAGTTTCACATGAGTCTTTTAATCTGCATACATGAACATGACGATCATTGGTATTGTCATTAAGAGAATGGGGAATAGAATACAATAGCTGGGATACACCACTGCTCAGAAACAGGCTGAGATCCCTGATAACATACCTAAAAATATGAGCAACTATAAACAAGGAAGCCCAGTCACTCTGAGGTCTAACAGACAAGTTAGTTGTGCCAGACTAAACAACATGATTGAGATCTATGTTGATAATTGACTggtggttggttgtttttttttttttttttttccttttttttttgtcagcaagTCAAATTTGGCCTGGGGTTACTCTGTACTCCCAAGAAGGACAGTGGTAAGAATATGGTCTATGGAAAACCTCCTGGTTTTGGTTCCAAAGTTATTTTATGCTTGGTGCTGAAAGTACTAGACTTAAGATCATTATTCTCTAAGGAAATCAACAGCTAGTTGTTTGTTGAATTACAGGATATTTACTTTTCCattctacaaaataaaattcctctTCCCCAACCACATCCCAGCTGAATGCTTTGAATCATCATgacaaaaatagaaaggaaaaatatatatatacccTGAAGATTGGAGATAATTCAGTTTGAAATGGAAAAGTAGGGAACATCTAAATCCTCACAGCAATGCAATGCAAATACATGGCAAGCTTACAAGGTTATTCCACTCTAAGGGCACATGAGTGTTTTAGTTAATTTGATTCATTTTGGGTGTTGAAAAGGTGCAATTACAACAACTAAGGACTTAGGTGATAAAAATAACTGCATACGGAAGATAAAATACTTGCTCTAAAGAACATGGTGGATTTAACCTCTTTTATTCAGTAGGACAAAACCTTCAATCACTgaacttattttaaattactgataGTCTGGTCAGATTTGGATAATGaactagaaaattaatttcatccctccttccctgcctgcacagAGAATCAGACATCACTTGAGTGAGGATACTTCCAGCTGCTGTTAGAATCcagaaacacatgaaaaaaatggaCCAATATCCTCTGGTCTTTGCAgtgtctctttttaaaaagcaaattaaaccATGGAGAAGCTTTCAGAGCTTTACACACAGTGATACATACAAAAAGTATATTAATAACTTTAACCACATCGTCTTTAAATTTACATTAAGATCACTAGCAAAATATATAATTGAAGCTGGATACACAAGGAAAATTTCTGCTAGTTTCAAAAAGTCCAAAAAGAATTAATTATCTTAAAGAAGACTGCTGCATTTCTGACTTAAAATAACTGCATACAGTTCATTGTATATACTGTAAGTCCTTGTAAgccatttttctttgaaacaggAGATAACAGCCAATGTTAGCACAGTGTACTCAGTGCATTTCTAAACAAAGTAGAAATTCAGATGCATgggaatagaaatgaaaataaatctaataGAGCCTTGGATATTTCTAAAGTATTATTGAATATTGTGCAACAGAAAGCAACAGAGGAATATCCAGTACAAAAGCTGAAACTCTGTATATGATTACCTTATTTTTATCAAAAGCAAGGCATGCCATAAGATCATTGATTATCCTTGTGAGATTATTGATGATTAAATAGTTGCTCAAAACATCCGACATATCTGGAATGTCAGAAAATTTCTGGAGAAGATTATGTAGACTCCTTGAAAATTCAGGCACCATCAAATGCAACCAACAGTGATTAGGCTGTCAGaggataaaaagagaaacaaatgtaaattaaatatcAGACATTTGTAGAAACTGGTTAAACATCTCAATGTGCAAAAGTAAATCAGACTGTTCTTTCCAATTTAAACTATCTCAGAATTATAAATTACAGTTCTTCTTCTTTACTGTGGCCAAGTTTCTCTTTAGTCCTTTTGGCAATATTTCTATTCTCACTGATACTGACATATTTATGGTCGTCTGTTAAATGCTTCATTAAATTCTCAATGAATGCCAAGCGTCAGTGTGTTGAGCACTTGAGCCTTGCAACATGTTACTATGAACCCTACTCCATGCTTTCAttaacctatttttttttcttttcaattcctACTGCCTTAATAATTCTTTAAATACCGGTTTTCATTTACTGTTGTTACCTTACATGACTCAGTTAACCCCAAAGATCCTTGATTTGAATTTCTTATTAGGAGGGTTTCCATTAAAACTTTGCATGAAATCCCTGTGAGCTTTTATCCACCTTTAAACGAGTTAGCTGAGTTAATTCCCTCTCTTCAGCTTTTTCACTAAATGGCATTACTGGGAACAGTTTCTAGCTCTAAAagcctttcttcttcctgagTCTTCGATAACAAAAGTGTTCTGCACAGCCTGTCACTGTACACTAACACCTATGCAATTAGTTTGCAGGCAAAGTTTGTACAGCTGTTCACATGACTGAAACCTGGTAATTCATCTTGCTGTCTTAGAGGAagtcattaatttcttttacttagatatatatataacagTAGTCAAATACAGGAAAAAGTCAGACACCCTGACTCGGTATGATCAGCAAAAATACAGGTAGTGCATTAATCAGAACTGCAATTTGCACCTGTAAACACCTTCCCAAAGAAAGCTaaatttttaatggcaaaagTTATGAGAATTTATTCCATATATGACATTATTTTTCCACTattgaaaatgtttcattaaaGCCTTCCAGATACAAAGATCTTGGCACAACAGACCCTAAGCACTCTCAGTACCACTAAACCAGTTTCCAGTTGCTGCCCAGTGGACAGGCAACTACTGAGTCCACCTTctgcaacacaaagcaaatgtTTGGCAATGTACATACTTCTAGGCTTAATGTTACTCAATTTCTTCAATAAACCTGCATAcaaattctttattaaaaaaaataaatctacagGTGTTGTTCTGCTTTGATGTGTAAATGTTTCTGGCAACAAAAAATATACTTAACATTTTTGAAGACTAATCAGACTATTAGGCTTCCAGGCTTAGAGAACCAAATGTAAATACATTGTTCAGCTCCACCTGAATTTCTACTTCTGTGTAAAACTCTCTTACAAAATGATAACCTGTGGCAAGTCAGTGATACAACATTTTGCAATTATCTCAACAATGActtaaaaagggaagaaatagaAGGCTAAATGGATAGCATTTGGCTTGAGtctgcttcccttttttccttcaaggaCAACAAGGtgagggaagaggcagaaacaaataaatcagAGAAAGTTTGTTGAAACATATTCTATTCAAAGAGTGTATGTTGTGCCATGTCCATGTCGCACCGCCCCCAAGAGACAGGCAGCGCATTTTCTTGCCTCTGCTTTGGAGCAGGAACACTGACACAGAACAACTGTGATTCCCTGAACTGGAAACctaaaaaatcttttcctttgaGGTTTTGTGGGTGAGCATTCTCCTCTGGCAGGGACCAGCATAAGCTTGCTGCTTCTCCTAGTGAGCATTTGGCAATTCCAGCAGGGAGTCTATTTTGTTGCTCCTGTGGTTTAGCATGCGTGTGGGAGTCTCCTCTAACTGAACTGTTCTGACCTACAaagctgtatttcagaaaagctCTAAGTTCTCTTTTCAGAAATGTCAAGCTGTGCAGTCACTTGCTATGTCAATACCTACCAAACACAGGGATAAGTCTGCGCTAATTGAAAAATATGACATTATTTGTAAGGAGAAATGGAGGCTTAACTCTGATATTTTGTGTAAACTTTGTCCAAGATTTACATTTTAGGGCAATTGCAAACACGATTTCCCTTGTACTTCTGGGTAGCTCTCATTTGGCTTTTACTTTCTACATTTGTGTAAAAGTTTGAATGTTATCGCCTCTTCTGAATTCAGCCCTTTGCAATCATCTCTGCCTTTTAACCTTCAGGTTCGACTACACAGTTCACTCTCTACAAGACTACTTTTAAAGCCACTCAGTTGCCTTGAGCTAGTGCATAATGCAACAACCCTTCTGTTTAATGGATGGGTCAGTCTGTTCCTGTTACATGCACTACACTGGCTTCCCATCTGCTTTGCATTCACCCTGCCTTCCTACCTTTAGTCATCTACATTTGGGACTTTCTACCTTGGGTACACTTCCCACTTTATGCACGCACTGAAGATTGAaatctcttgaaaaaaaattgcagagcACCATTTTAATTCCTTCAGAGTTGAGCAAAGGGCATTTACTTTAGGCAAAACCATGGGTTTCCCAGCTTGCACGGACCAAAGCAAAGCCTACTTGTTCAGCAAGCCTTGCTGTGGTATGCATAACACAACCTGAAATTCCCAAAGAGGAATTTGGCAAAGTGGGATCTGAATACTGCTGAATATCTCCCCCTGTGAAGGCAAGTAGCCAAGAGCTGCACCTGCCATTACCATGACTGAAAGTGGTGTGCAAAGGGAACACAGAAATCTCAGCTCTGaacttctcttcttcctttttatttcttggctGATGGTTGTAAATGTAAACTGGATCTAAATTTCTGGATATGATGCATCAAGATGACACAGCAGAAtagaaaagaatagaaaagagTCTCTATACTGACAGTCAAAACTGAACCATGGAGAGAGGCAAGAGTAAGAACAACCAGGACTCATTGCTCAAGCACGTTCCCTTGCCTTCTTCACCTGCCAACATCCCTAGGACTGCATTGGAGGGAACAGCCTCAATCCAGCCCAACAGCTAATGGGATGGAAGCTGGGGAGACAGCACTCAGGCTACAGCTTTCCTCCAGAGATGGGAATATCATCACATCAGACACCAATATCAGTGAATTTCCAAAAGCCCTGCAGTCATGGGATGGTGGCAGCCGGTcttgcttcctttttctctaaatatttgctgttataagaaatggaaaattttccATTAGTTTTATTTATACAGTACCTGACTTCCACAGCATTTGTTTTGTGGAGTTTTCCTGTCTAAAGAATCAACTTTAAACTGGGTTTTCCTAAGTTTTAGTAAAAGCCACAAGCTACCAGCAAAACTCTTAAAAACTCTTCTAAATCTGACATAACCCTTCATAATCTCACAACTCAGAGCCCTTTACTatcctgcagcctccttttcctcctcccatcTTCTTGTTATTCAGGAATGAATAACTGCTGCTTCTGGCATCATTTTCCAATATCAATAGGGAATATTGTAGATTTGCCACATTCTTGTAAGGTAGGATGCATTTTTATATGTGTATCATATACAAATTGGATTTTTACAGTGAAAACCATGTACAGACGCAAAAACAGCTTCTTACATCTAGCAGATAATTTTCAGCTCTGATGTAGGTGTACAGTGATTAATTCTTAAGACAGGCACAGtattattcattttaatgacaaaattgtaattttcttacttttctccTTGCCTTAAAACAATATAGCATTCAGCATAATTTGTACTTTCATCTTGTCTCATTTTCGCCTTTTTATTGCAATGTATGCAACAACCAAGTTTTCAATACATAATTCGAAAGTTTTTTTGTTGAATTGAGGAAAACCAAAACGAATGTTTTTGCAATAAAacaacatgatttttaaaataaaatgttttaaataatttaaagtgtATAGATAATGTTTCTATAGATAATATAGAAAGTACCACGATGTATTAAATATGGAATTATATAGAAAGAATAACACAAAGCATGTTTGAAATCCTGCTGGTTTGTTTAGTTACTGACGCTACTATTTGCTGAACTAGGGGCTCTCTTTACTGGCTACTTAGTATTTGTTCTGCTCTAATGGCACTTCCATCGGCTGAAACAAGAAGAACTTCTACAGTATGTTCCAAAGTACAATTACAGAGAACTTATTTCTTTAAGGAAGCAATAGTTTTCAATTGACACAATGAAATAATACTGATTAAATAATAACAcaattttcccagaaaaaaagtctaaaaatttaatatgaagaaatattttcctagaATTCCTGTGATTAAAAAGGTTCTAAGGAACTGCAAGAATCTCtctacatatattttaataaatacttgGGAACCATATGAAAAGTGAAACAAACATTATTTAACTGTAACTTGCTAAGATATACGACTAGGTACAAAATGTTACAGCCATCACTGGTTCCAGTGGGCTATTTTATTAGGATTAACTTTAAGAGGTTCTACATACCAGACTATCCATCTTCGGGACATATTTAAGGGTTATCATATAATCATTTGGAAGATTTCCAAcctaaaataaacacataataAAATGTTATTACTTACTACACAAAGTAAGACTTTATTTCCATTAATGCATTCAACAAAATCTACCAAATATTCAACAGAAATTTTCAGCAATTTACCAGGTGCATGCAAAAACAGTTACTTCTATGCTCACTTTCCTGTGGAACTGCTATTGACACTTATTTGCTC from Sylvia atricapilla isolate bSylAtr1 chromosome 5, bSylAtr1.pri, whole genome shotgun sequence includes:
- the KITLG gene encoding kit ligand isoform X2 — its product is MKKAQTWIITCFCLQLLLLNPLVKAQRSCGNPVTDDVNDIAKLVGNLPNDYMITLKYVPKMDSLPNHCWLHLMVPEFSRSLHNLLQKFSDIPDMSDVLSNYLIINNLTRIINDLMACLAFDKNKDFVKENGHLYEEGHFIPEDFFRHFNSTIEVYKESADRWDKNDCILPSTVGTPENEEALGFISSSSLQGISIALTSLLSLLIGFILGAIYWKKIHPKSRPESDETTQCHDYQEENEISMLQQKEKEHLQV